From the genome of Miscanthus floridulus cultivar M001 chromosome 10, ASM1932011v1, whole genome shotgun sequence, one region includes:
- the LOC136486141 gene encoding receptor-like protein EIX1, translated as MVATMHRLAAAMLVSLLCCFLFIATLKAQQQPQPAASDNTASPPSCIPHERDALLAFKHAVTSDPAGLLTSWRRDGGHGEQDCCRWRGVRCSNRTGHVHELRLRNTGEEAAAMEGKISPSLLALDHLEHLDLSWNDLTGPSGRLPEFLGSLKNLTYLNLSAIPFYGGLPPQLGNLSKLQYLDLSNWWGSTNSTDLSWLTCLSSIQYLNLDQVNLSTVVDWHHAMNMLPSLRVLHLSDCSLASANQSLPCLNLTNLEELDASWNSFDHPMVTSWFWNITSLRYLYVHDTCMYGQFPDALGDMTSLQVLDLSSNYNNDEKYRIMTTDLKNLCNLEVLNLQSALLYGDIAELFRNKLPRCSPNKLQELDLSWNQLTGMLPRWIGQLTSLVVLNLGENNITGSLPISVGQLTGLQTLDLSCNNLNGHVPYEIGMLSNLTHLDLNSNKLDGVITEEHLVSARSLKYIDLSYNALKIETSSDWQPPFRLDYAYFASCQMGPLFPSWLKWHVNIMNLDISSAGIADKLPQWFFDAFSNVRFMNISNNQLNGTLPTDMGSMSLEELYLSTNQLTGQIPTLPPNIRLLDLSNNFLSGPLPSAFGSTNLKQLSLFSNLLTGHIPESFCKCQQLFMLDLSNNFLEGELPSCLRVMESMRFIALSNNSLSGEFPSFLQNITNLVLVDLSRNRLSGGLPMWIGKLTWLTILRLSDNKFSGNIPVNITNLACLQYLDLNNNKISGPLPSYFSNLERMRKKYVTGGCFQSQFFDPSSMSMDLKGQELNYGSINRVVGTSMMSIDLSSNNLIGKIPEEIVLLNGLVILNLSWNHLSGVIPNKIGEMRSLESLDLSRNMLSGEIPATLSNLTFLSYLDLSYNNLTGRIPSGSQLDTLYAEYPSMYIGNIGLCGHPLQNNCSSEGHAPKQGGLGTTEEGHGIQFFYLGLGCGFVVGTWMAFGVLLFKRSWRIACFRISDKLCDKVYVLVAIWSRKTGNDHHA; from the coding sequence ATGGTTGCCACCATGCATCGCCTAGCAGCTGCCATGCTCGTGTCGTTGCTCTGCTGCTTCTTGTTCATCGCCACGCTgaaagcacagcagcagccccagcCAGCCGCTAGTGATAACACAGCTAGTCCTCCGAGCTGCATACCCCACGAGAGGGACGCCCTGCTGGCATTCAAGCACGCCGTCACCAGCGACCCTGCAGGCCTCCTCACCTCGTGGCGGCGAGATGGTGGCCACGGCGAGCAGGACTGTTGCCGATGGAGAGGCGTCCGGTGCAGCAACCGGACTGGTCACGTCCATGAGCTTCGACTTCGAAACACCggagaagaagcagcagctatgGAGGGCAAGATAAGTCCTTCTTTGCTTGCTCTGGATCATCTAGAGCACCTTGACCTCAGCTGGAATGATCTAACAGGGCCAAGTGGTCGTCTTCCCGAGTTCTTGGGCTCTCTAAAGAATCTCACCTATCTGAACCTCTCTGCCATACCATTCTACGGTGGCCTGCCTCCCCAACTTGGAAACTTATCAAAGCTGCAGTATCTAGATCTTTCCAACTGGTGGGGAAGCACGAACTCGACGGATCTCTCATGGTTAACATGCCTTTCTTCTATACAGTATCTTAACCTTGACCAAGTGAACCTCAGCACAGTAGTGGATTGGCATCATGCCATGAACATGCTTCCATCTTTGAGGGTCCTTCATCTTTCCGACTGCTCTCTTGCAAGCGCAAACCAGTCACTGCCATGCTTGAATCTTACAAACCTCGAGGAGCTAGATGCTTCCTGGAACTCCTTCGACCATCCAATGGTGACCAGCTGGTTCTGGAACATAACAAGTCTTAGATACCTTTACGTCCACGACACTTGTATGTACGGTCAATTTCCGGATGCTCTGGGCGACATGACATCCCTTCAAGTCCTTGATCTTTCAAGTAATTATAATAATGATGAGAAGTATCGCATCATGACCACGGATCTGAAGAATCTATGCAATTTGGAGGTCCTGAACCTTCAATCGGCCCTCTTATATGGCGACATAGCTGAGCTGTTTAGGAATAAACTACCTCGCTGTTCACCCAACAAATTGCAAGAATTGGACCTCAGTTGGAACCAATTAACTGGGATGCTACCAAGATGGATAGGGCAATTAACGAGCTTGGTCGTTCTGAATCTTGGTGAGAACAACATCACAGGATCCCTCCCAATATCTGTAGGGCAACTTACCGGTTTGCAGACACTTGACCTCTCTTGCAACAACCTAAATGGACATGTTCCATATGAGATTGGTATGCTCAGTAATCTGACCCATCTGGACCTAAATAGTAATAAATTGGATGGCGTGATAACGGAGGAACACCTTGTTAGTGCAAGGAGCCTGAAATACATAGACTTGTCTTATAATGCCCTGAAGATTGAGACCAGCTCAGACTGGCAACCACCATTTAGATTAGATTACGCATATTTTGCATCCTGCCAGATGGGCCCACTCTTTCCTAGTTGGCTTAAGTGGCATGTGAACATTATGAATCTCGATATCTCGAGTGCAGGTATTGCTGATAAGCTTCCACAATGGTTCTTCGATGCCTTTTCAAATGTTCGGTTCATGAACATCTCCAACAATCAACTCAACGGAACTTTGCCAACCGATATGGGCTCCATGTCACTTGAAGAGCTCTATCTCAGCACAAACCAATTAACTGGTCAGATACCCACACTGCCACCAAACATACGTTTATTGGACTTGTCCAACAACTTCTTGTCGGGACCTCTGCCCTCCGCTTTTGGATCCACCAATCTAAAACAGCTATCTCTGTTCTCCAACCTACTCACTGGTCATATTCCTGAATCTTTTTGTAAATGTCAGCAATTATTTATGTTGGACTTATCCAACAATTTTTTGGAGGGAGAACTTCCATCATGTCTCAGGGTAATGGAATCTATGAGATTTATAGCCTTAAGTAACAATAGTTTGTCAGGAGAGTTCCCATCTTTTTTGCAAAACATTACAAATTTGGTCCTCGTAGATTTGTCTAGGAACAGATTGTCTGGCGGATTGCCAATGTGGATTGGAAAATTAACGTGGTTAACAATTCTACGGTTAAGTGATAACAAGTTTTCTGGAAACATTCCGGTGAACATCACAAATCTTGCCTGCCTTCAGTACTTGGATCTCAACAACAATAAGATATCAGGCCCTTTGCCGAGCTACTTTTCAAATCTGGAAAGAATGAGAAAGAAATACGTGACAGGTGGGTGTTTTCAAAGTCAATTTTTCGACCCTAGTAGTATGTCTATGGACTTGAAGGGGCAGGAATTGAACTACGGTTCCATTAATAGAGTTGTGGGCACAAGTATGATGAGCATTGATTTATCTTCTAATAATTTAATCGGCAAAATTCCAGAAGAAATAGTTCTCCTTAATGGTCTAGTGATTTTGAATCTGTCATGGAACCACTTGAGTGGAGTTATTCCAAACAAGATCGGGGAAATGCGATCGTTGGAATCCCTAGATCTCTCGAGGAacatgctttcaggggaaataccAGCCACTCTATCAAATCTAACATTCTTAAGCTACTTGGACTTATCATACAACAATCTTACGGGAAGAATTCCATCAGGATCACAGCTTGATACCCTATATGCAGAGTATCCATCTATGTACATCGGCAACATCGGTCTTTGTGGACATCCTCTTCAAAACAATTGTTCGAGTGAGGGTCATGCACCAAAGCAAGGTGGCCTGGGAACAACTGAAGAAGGTCATGGGATACAATTCTTTTATCTTGGGCTCGGGTGTGGCTTCGTGGTTGGTACCTGGATGGCGTTTGGTGTTCTGTTGTTCAAGAGAAGCTGGAGAATTGCTTGCTTCCGAATCTCGGACAAGCTGTGCGACAAAGTTTATGTCCTTGTTGCTATATGGTCAAGAAAAACAGGAAATGATCACCATGCATGA